The Aspergillus chevalieri M1 DNA, chromosome 5, nearly complete sequence genome includes a region encoding these proteins:
- the EDC3 gene encoding mRNA decapping enhancer EDC3 (COG:G;~EggNog:ENOG410PH7E;~InterPro:IPR036652,IPR025762,IPR019050,IPR004443;~PFAM:PF09532,PF03853) produces the protein MATEFIGYNVLVTLKTPPNATVQGQVANVIGQRLILQNVTLSWTGQFLPTFSLDAPDIADLSLGPSKSSAPPAQYAPPPSETPKAPQTQPFVDPAILSFSKPPATQPGNIEPGGPVPPTVPSSQQVYPPQQQIRPGNVNLTAALSEPFSNLELDTGNRTTAAYSATQENELDGSAPIETRNRGGNKGKPRVDGGATSNTNPRSKGWRQTAFVEPAEPQSRKEKAAQLNGRRRKKKGRQAYVDDPNGWATEDPTDIQEMGEFDFQSNLSKFDKRRVFEEIRNDDTTADEERLVSFNRKTPKPGTNGGKNLHWTENVLDSPQESEAGDTEQEVSDTKLSSGTYSGSRLGPTRKSSAILGQPLVPQQVNSLSRNQLSTSRTTSPMSGKNSISASQVNVPGGSGASLRLTTTNRSCPTVNPLQAFEVEQIAVAELGLTEDMITENAGRCIAEAAVGLLPNDSAAPTMLVLAGNHKTGARAISAARHLRNRGHRVTACMLGLQLEGELLESCRKQLDVFKKVGGRVLRWEELSARLSSNDFEPDLVLDALFGMHIAFEDLRTDQQTTAFEMISWANRSNVDMLSVDIPSGFSAASGEVTLLETSRLCINSKSVVCLAAPKTGVMNALLSGEGQSWNISVADIGIPQVVWRKYGTRRRHGIDFGNRWVVPLRYQPPVV, from the exons ATGGCAACCGAGTTTATCGGATACAACGTCCTTGTGACTCTTAAAACGCCACCAAATGCGACGGTCCAAGGGCAAGTGGCTAATGTCATCGGTCAGCGTCTGATCCTCCAAAATG TGACGCTTTCGTGGACCGGTCAGTTTCTACCGACGTTCTCTCTCGACGCGCCCGACATAGCAGATTTATCTCTTGGGCCGTCAAAAAGCTCCGCACCGCCAGCTCAATATGCACCTCCACCAAGCGAGACCCCCAAAGCCCCCCAGACTCAGCCCTTCGTCGACCCGGCCATTCTAAGCTTCTCGAAGCCTCCCGCGACCCAACCTGGCAATATTGAACCGGGCGGACCCGTCCCTCCCACGGTCCCGAGCTCACAGCAGGTCTACCCGCCGCAGCAACAAATTCGCCCGGGGAATGTGAACCTTACCGCTGCGCTTTCAGAGCCCTTCAGTAATCTTGAACTTGACACGGGCAATCGGACGACCGCAGCGTACAGCGCGACACAGGAAAATGAATTGGACGGATCTGCTCCCATTGAGACAAGGAACCGCGGAGGTAATAAGGGAAAACCTCGAGTGGACGGCGGCGCTACCTCGAATACGAACCCCAGGTCCAAGGGCTGGCGTCAGACGGCGTTTGTTGAGCCTGCGGAGCCGCAATCGCGCAAAGAGAAAGCTGCACAACTTAATGGACGACggcgcaagaagaagggtCGACAGGCTTATGTCGACGATCCCAATGGCTGGGCCACGGAGGATCCGACCGACATTCAAGAAATGGGAGAATTTGACTTCCAGAGCAACTTGTCGAAATTCGATAAGAGACGGGTGTTTGAAGAGATCAGGAATGATGATACTACCGCGGACGAAGAACGATTGGTGAGCTTCAACAGGAAGACTCCCAAGCCGGGAACCAATGGCGGAAAGAACCTGCACTGGACCGAAAATGTACTGGATAGTCCCCAGGAAAGCGAGGCCGGTGATACCGAGCAAGAAGTCAGCGATACCAAGCTGAGCAGTGGCACATATTCCGGATCGAGACTCGGTCCGACTCGAAAGAGCAGTGCGATACTGGGTCAACCTCTAGTACCCCAGCAGGTCAATTCCCTTAGCCGCAATCAACTCAGCACATCTCGCACCACGAGTCCCATGTCGGGCAAGAATTCCATCTCAGCATCTCAAGTGAATGTTCCAGGTGGATCCGGGGCGTCTTTGCGGCTTACCACCACTAATCGAAGTTGTCCTACTGTGAACCCATTGCAGGCTTTCGAGGTTGAGCAGATTGCCGTTGCAGAACTTGGCCTAACAGAGGACATGATTACGGAGAATGCTGGGAGATGTATTGCGGAGGCTGCTGTTGGCTTATTGCCTAACGATTCTGCTGCCCCGACAATGCTGGTCCTTGCGGGAAACCACAAAACTGGAGCTCGTGCTATCTCCGCAGCCCGCCATCTTCGCAATCGAGGTCATCGCGTAACCGCATGCATGTTGGGTCTACAGCTAGAAGGCGAACTACTGGAAAGTTGCCGTAAGCAGCTGGACGTGTTCAAGAAGGTTGGCGGTCGAGTATTGCGTTGGGAAGAACTATCGGCGCGGCTGTCGAGTAACGACTTTGAGCCTGATTTGGTTCTTGATGCCTTGTTTGGCATGCACATTGCTTTTGAAGACCTTCGCACCGATCAGCAGACCACGGCTTTTGAAATGATTTCGTGGGCTAACCGAAGCAATGTCGACATGCTGTCTGTCGATATCCCATCAGGCTTCTCTGCTGCCAGTG GTGAGGTGACTCTACTTGAAACTAGTCGACTATGCATCAACTCCAAATCGGTCGTTTGCCTAGCCGCACCTAAAACGGGTGTGATGAATGCCTTGCTCTCCGGAGAAGGACAATCGTGGAATATCTCCGTCGCAGACATCGGAATACCGCAGGTCGTATGGAGGAAATACGGAACACGCCGTCGCCATGGTATTGATTTTGGAAATCGCTGGGTGGTGCCCCTTCGCTATCAGCCACCTGTCGTCTAg